The stretch of DNA attaagaAAAAAGTAAACTAATATCCCCCTGTAGTTTGGCATCGATTAGTTATTGACTACACAACATGGTTGACGGGGTCCAACAGTGTGTTTCCTAGTTTACACCAAGGTCAAAGATGGATCAGTTCAGTCAGAGATGTCCacggggtggggtggggggataATGGCACAAGTTGGCGCCAtctaatttttttgggggggggaggggagacttttatttcttttcaattatataaaaaagagagctacaaaattaaaaagcgaaagagggttgaaaaaaaaaggtagaggAGGGAGGATTTGGGCCATTGAATTTGGAAGGAGGATGGGCACCCCGAGTTAAGTTGAACTCAATGGAGACAAATCAGAAACATTCTATAGCATTAACGGTTGGCTAATCCTATGTGAAAACATTCTATGGACACTCACTGCCTTAACTCATCAAACATCATGAAATCAACCGCCGGGGTTAACTGCTAACTCTATTAAAATATAACCCTAGTCTATCTTTTCCATTAACACAGTATATAATGgcaaagggggtgggggggggtcaGATAGCTAGACGAACAGGCTGGCTAAACACACATTCTCCCCATCTTAAAACTCTACTCTGTTACTTAAGTTAAgcttttacctttaaaaaaaagacatatgaaaataaaaatacaggtAGTTTCAAATAAAGACAATAGCTTCATTAATGGAGGTCTAATAGAATCAGTGCAGATTAACAAAAAGTAATTTGGGCATAGTACAGAGTAGAAAATGTTCAAGTAAAAAGCATATTtctctaaaaaattaaactatagtTGGGATTACAGAAATCTTGACTAGTAACATAGAGGCATTTTTCAGTTATGGTTTTTGACGACCATTTTCCTTTCTAAACtggcaaaaacaaaaatattgtatatgTCACACTTGTTTCTCctgttttagttttatattttaatggaacGTTAATTCTGTATCAATGAAATGATATATTATCAGGctgattattattttaataaaatgcttacctttttttatttagGCAACAGATTATTTTAATAGAATCCTTCATGtcagttatgactttttttgttttatttggcaaataattttatttttaatggcttaattaaattatttgacagattattttttattttactagaaCTTTTCATCTTGTGTACAATGGCTTTAGTTCATTAAGAAACAGTATAGCTATAAACAAGCAGTTTCTATATAACTTTAACCAAACATGGCGgtaataagtaaaatgaaaaaataattgccaAGACTAAAACTGGGTCAATTGCAGTATAATGGAAAAGTATCGATAAAGATGCAGACTATTTGATTTTTCTCCTTACAAACTGTTTATACAAGACAAGTTAGTTCAGAGAAAAGCATGCACATTAAAGACTTTTAAAATGGCAATTAATTAATCAGCAGTTTGATAAATCTACCAATATTAATAAAGATTCATGGGTggatccagggagggggccatggggcctagtaagaaaataaaaacaaagccggggagccataaaaccacactgaagaagtttcaagtatagttttttgAACCCTCTTTcgtagcttaaattgaaaaaaaaaaaaaaacttcattgtaattCGTGTGAAGTCTGGAGAATGTAAACAATGCCATGAGGGCACGGCcaccccacgaaaatttcaaaaatatcatgtgaATGAACCAAATATTTTGGTTCGTTTAGCATAATGGGCTCGTCTTGTTAGATGTGTTTACTTCCCCCATGGGGGAAAGAAAAGGGATAAGTGTTAGTAAGAGTccaataaaaagttatacatttaatgattgcacgttaagttagatttaagttttaacctggTTTTATGCaatgctatgtaattattcttcattccttttttaatatgagaccctccaaaccactcctcttaCTTTTGttaatacagtcgactctcgatataacgaccatctccgtcccagataaaaaggtctttataacgagtggtcgtataagaggtataatttaaaaaaataaacagtcaTCATGCATATCCCGttgttccattaaaaaaaaggtactttttcaaacattccagttaaatgcccaaattatttttatcataggttttttagaaaaatcgtgtgcaaaatactatgacaggatattaaagaacttttaaagtagaaaatatagggaggaaaatgttacacacttaaaAATCTGCTACCACTAcactttctgaagataaaacAGACGTTTGCCtctttagcagacgtgatttttgcaaaacattattttccgtttcagatataggtgataaattgtggtttttttttttttttttgcttttctaagAAACATTTAACAGTctctcgagaaccccaaatcttaaaaaccactagattcaaacaGCAAACTACCAACAcgtctgtcaactcccttttctaaggaatctggaaatttctcgatttttcctcccattatttttctgtgctagttgtggtgaatggtaatttccctcccaccccctctcaaagttgtatttgacattgaaaacttcaggcagatgtccgtaaacaataatcaaggtcatttcaagctacaaacttgttttattggaaagaacaccagaaatagcgtccgtgaattcggtcgttgtattggattagacgatacaaaaCAGTCGTTATAATGAAAGCAAATTAACgtagagttcataggaacaaagttgggacttttaccactggtcgttataatgggacggtctttataatgtgtggtcgttataatgagcgtcgactgtattaccaaagatcgtttacaaaccatattttaaaaaataacttgtaaaagttttcaGGGGAGTGTCCTCCACCtctcattttttgaaacattgttcACGATCGACATGAAATTGTGTTTTAAGCGCTTGAGTTTCTAAATGTTTCCAGGAGAGAACTCTTCCCTTCCTAACATCATTGAATatcttcaaaaattacgtttctggagctacaattttgaaaaattgctggttttctaaaagttactcatgaatcacggattgcctacatttgcaatttaaaaaattcaatcttgaaaaattttgggagtgaacctcagaatctcttcaacccctaaccaaaccaaagatagcctagaatgtgtttaagtctataaattagtaaaatttcctgGGGATGGGCCTTTTATTCTCTCCTCTTCAACATCATCAAAAATTGTCTAAAGCAgcttttttagagctacaatttcaaaGAGAGTACTCCAAACCTGTTCTTCCCTGCCATTCCCAAAGAtaagtagaatgcatctttaagactgcaaattagaaaaaatttcttagtgtgggccctcgaatttctcctccacgtatcattacgaaaagatcgtattaaactgcgcTTTTGGCtctacaatggcaaaaaaaaaaatctgccgaaGAAACCCCGAACCTCTTTTATTTAACCCCTCTTTCTCctaacattattggagataatgtttgcattttaaaggtttcaatttcaaaaatcggcaggggggggggtgcacttgAGCCCTTAatgttacgaaagacagttaaaatgtatttctaagattacaaattaaaaaaaatttccttagatggGGCCTCAAATCTCTTCTCTggctaacatcatcaaagatcgtctgaaactgcattcttagagctactatttcgaaaaatagaaGGGAGCGCCACTGGACCTCCTCTCCCCTAACATTAaaaaagattgtctaaaatatgtttttaagacatctaattcaaaaattttccaggggagaaaccccctttacttcggagtttaAATAACAATTAcggttggttcatatcggctccctcttaaatcagaagtcctatacagtcgtCTCAGAACACAGTAGTGATTAcagaaataccactttgaggccaCGATATATGCAcatgtttgttaagaaaagaggaataTTATTGGAAACAGCTTTTTTGTTAAACTCGcatcgcctagtgaaaattccttaaaaatgctctagttaaaggtgGGCTAAATTGacatttgtaaaaattcaaaaattttccaaagcattgtaATTTTTCAAATGGTCCCCTTCGAGAATTCCGTCTGGATCCGGCCCTGTAAAGATTTGATAGAGTTGTTAAGCAATAAGCTGCAACTTCAATATTTTTCAGCCTCTTAATGACATCCAAGATGGATTAGGCTATCAAGAATCAGGTCTAAAAGTTAAAGGGTACTAtggatttgaaaagtttttatcaaagTAATGgcagaaaaaagttaaaactctTGAGTGTGCATAATATGAGTGCCATAACTTTTCTAGCTTTAACGTTTTTTCCCTTTCAACAGTACTTGCACCATTAGTCGATGTCTGTCGCTAAATTTTTGGCTCAAAAAGCAAAGCTCTAAATTAATTTTGGAGGCTTATTGATcacaaaaagtgaataaataaacacattaCACACACCATCTGTTTAAAACTGTAACCTAGTAGCTAATTTCAAAGATACTAAAGCTCCATCCagtttaactaaaaaaataagataatattCATCAAAGTGGTAACAGATAAGCTGCAAAACATTTAGGTCAGATATGGATCTAGAGCGTACCagtaaaatgtttacatttataaGTTTAATAGCTACAAAATATTATCTGTATTACTCTAAGATTTGAAAGAATTCTATTCAACTTGAGAATTAATGTGAAGATGTCATTTAATTCTAGCAAGAAAAGGAATTAAATTGAAGATAAAATTTACACGAAACATCCAAACATATACGATAATACACAGCAAAATACAAAAGATACGATCAGCGAAAAGCTCAatgctttgaaaataataaatattattttgttgtACTTTATGATAAATCTGAAATCTTAGCTGAAATATTAGAAACACATCACAAATAGGGtaagaaaagattttttacagTCTTTTACACCcagattattataaaaataacgAAGTAATATGAAATCTAATACGTGTGCAATCGAACGCAgtactttaaaagtaaattgaCAGCTCTGCACAGaagtttaaactaattaaatacccattcataacagcagaaaaaaaatcgatcaattTCCAAGCGTTGGGTGTAAGCAAATGCaagggaaaaaatagaaattaaaattaaaattgctctaaacCACGAAGTAATACAAGCGCAGCCGTCAATTTGGGACAGTAACTAGTAAAATAATATTGTGTAGACAACAGCTTTCCTCTCCCGCGGAGAATCCTAGTTCAATTAAAttctataaataaaaaatcataatgaACTCACGAGTAATATGTTATCACAGTATTTGTTGAAATTCATGCTCCGATCTGGGTTTACATTGAATCTGGAGGTCTAGCAAATGATAAAAAGCTCAGCTTTAATAATTAAGGATAATACGAAGTACGAAGAAATACGGAAATACACCGGACGACCTCCAAATCGCTAATGTTGCCAAAAGATTATTGCCGTTCATGATGCGAGATGTGagcaatcaataaaatattttttgaaggaacaAAAAACGCTCCCTTTAGCTATCATTAATTTAGTTGAAGGAAGcactttaattaaatgttttttctatcatttctttgcggtatttcattcaaaaagttcATATCACTAGAGAATAGGTTCGAAACAATGCTTTGATGATGTAAAATATATTAGTTTCGGTTTCGTCCTTAAATTCATTTTGGTATTCAggtaatatattattaaataacgcCTAATTCATTAGGCCATAGAAAAATGATAGTGTTTTAAGCACTAACGGACGTTTAAAGTAACGAAATTTAGAAGTGCAACAGTAAAAAGAGTAATTTTGGATATTAAtgtgcttttttgaaaaaaaaatttgagggtttataaattttagaaaacaaaatgttttctatAAATCAAGAGCTACATGagttatttatattttccttgttatatgtaaaattctcaaaaatcaagatttttcatatattttgtgTAATGGGCAACACTCCACTTTCTTTACGTTACTTTTCTTTCCTCGTCCAGCGGTGTTGTCTGCTATCTGAAAATCCATTTAATTATTCAagcaatataaaataaaaatatcataatggGATTTGGAGATTTAAAAACTGATGCTGGACTGAAGTCCCTTGATGAATATTTAGCTGACAACAGCTATATAGAAGGGTAAATAATCATTTGTCAAATAGATGATTTAAGATAGAAATTTAAATACCGGTAGCGTCAAATCAATcaagcattttattttacttaattatgTTTGTTAgcgtactttttttttgttgcaatgtAATCGGTATTTGTGTTCTAAAACCAATTCACCGCATTATTTCAGATTCCAGCCTTCTCAAGCAGATACTACAGTTTTCCAGGCGTTATCAAGCCCACCAAATTCCAAGTTTCCTCACGCTCTTAGGTGGTACAATCACATCAAATCTTACGGGAAAGGGATTTCCAGGTAATATTTCGTTTAAATTCAACATCCAAAGCTTTTATCAAATCTTTTCCCCAAAATGGTAAACACTTCTTTAGTACTAATGAATTAAATCTGTATCTTATTATCGTATCTTCTATTTTACTCGAGAGTCTTTCCGTTttgtatttcaatgatttttcaagCTCTATAGCTCGTATTTTGGAATCTGATCTCTTTCCCCTTAACATATTCAGTTGAAAAATAACTTGTGGTGTCAATGTCGATCACAGAATCACACAACAAATATTTTGTGTGTATCAACATATTTATCAGTCATATTGCTAttgaaagaatttattgttttagTCATTAAAGCCTAAGTTGCTACAAAATCAACTATGGAAAGTACTTTAGGCTGCGTGACATAATGacacttgacaccctcagagaccaccgGCACCTACCAATTctaccaattgctcggtttattggttttaaatgcttcagataaatctgagcaagtgggtctctttattaaatacaaaattgcattattatctgttacaattttgatttgctcttgacaaaaattttggtaatttaacatcAATAATTAGAGTGacaggggaggaggggggggggggagacaaagtGTGACCCTGGGGGGAGGTAGGGGGTCAgattattgaacaaaaatgagACATTAATTATAGACTGCGCCTTAGATTGTGGTGGTACAAGTttctttcaagaattttttttttttttttttttttttatttgcgtcatgtttacatttaacttttagtttttcaaCCAAAAGGtacattattttagaattttcagaaaaatgctctccttttttttgggggggggggtatggaaAAATCTAGTAAATTTATCCCTATTTTCAAGTTTCTCGTTTTTTTGAATAAGGCACAATAAGGTGaaaaaaaaggtatatatacacATTGATtgcttatgtaatattttttaaatcttaacattaatttagtaactactaaattatGAAAACTGCAGAAATTATGATAAATTGAATGATTGAGTGGGAGTGGGtcaaattattcttatttttaataaatgtttaaaatatatcatttatATTTCATGATGTGATATGTTTTAGTTTCCCTGGTGTGAAAAAAGACATCAGCGCTTTTGCTGCAGCTGGTTCTGCTCCTTCGAAAGGCAAGTCTGGAGGTGATGATGACGATTTGGACCTCTTTGGATCAGATGATGAGGTGAGTTCTTTTTTTATGATTTGAACTACTTCATggtgttttttaaatgttactgATCATCCTTTTGTCTTTTGTCATGTAAagctaataattatttattagcataattttaatttaattaagtaaCTCTAAATgttaactacagtaaaaccttgataactcatcACCCCAAGGGATAACGAAAACATGTTGAATTAAAATGGGGGGAAGGGGGAGCTTGACTTGTATAGAGTTTTCTGACTTGGCTAGAAAAGGTCGGCAATGGACGGTTTAGGTCTTATCCTTATGGGTGGGTTAGGTCCAATTTTCTACCACAGGCAAAGCTGTGTGGGTAGCACTAGTAAGTAATATAAAGTATTATTTGCAATATTAAAGGCATGCTACAACTAAATCAGTATTTATAATAACAAATTGATATGATCAAATATAaatctattattttaaatattaatctagAAATTGTTTGCAGTAATAAACTAATATAAATTTCAGAgctagaaatatttgaaaatttttaaggcAGCATATTTATATAACATCATTTCAAAAACTAagtcttttaataaaattataaactagATATAGCCTAAAGTAACTTTGACCAGaatatattgttaataaacattttattaattattgaatGAATTCTAGCTCCAAGTGTTCAatacatgaatttttaaattaaatatacatttcagttattatttatcataaagtaaaattttgaatttaaaagacaaTATCTTATTTaataattgtaaaagaaaattcgCAACCTAAATTGTTTCGTGTCAAAGGGGCAAAATCTCAGCTCATGATTCGGCCAGGCCCTCGATGCTTCATGCCATCTCTAATTGTTAGTATTAAATAAGGAGCAAATGcaattgaaaaatcaaactgtCTTTATTGTGGTTCTCTACTCTTTCAACTTGGCATTTTTGCTGTTGGCCACAATATAAGTCTTGGAGAAGTGCGGtggttttttgcagaaaatttttataaaaatatttgagttcacAGAGAATTTTATCTAGGTCCAGAGAGAAGAGATCAGAAGCAAGATACTAACTCTGTCAGTGTCTTTTTTCCATAAATTTTCCTGCCAAAAAAGAAGTAAAACTAGGGTTTTATGTTGTAGTGTTAATACGTATTAGGCTGAATTCACTTTTTcctgttttgatttttcttatggcaataattttattcaacattttaaCATGAAAAACATTTTGCTTAAAGTATATTTCTaagcataaaacttgaaaaacaaaAGCTTAAACATCCTTATAGTACCGTGCTTGTTTTTACCAtttatattcattattttaacatgttttttgtTTAGCCTGATGCAGAAGCGGAAAAGCTTAAAGAAGAAAGAGTAAAACAGTATCaagcaaaaaaatctaaaagtatGTTGATTTATTACTTATTAATGATGTAATTTATAACTAaatagttatttattcatttgtttatgtaagtgttttgtttctttatgtcgagagaa from Uloborus diversus isolate 005 chromosome 5, Udiv.v.3.1, whole genome shotgun sequence encodes:
- the LOC129223272 gene encoding elongation factor 1-beta-like, giving the protein MGFGDLKTDAGLKSLDEYLADNSYIEGFQPSQADTTVFQALSSPPNSKFPHALRWYNHIKSYGKGISSFPGVKKDISAFAAAGSAPSKGKSGGDDDDLDLFGSDDEPDAEAEKLKEERVKQYQAKKSKKAAVVAKSSVVLDVKPWDDETDMAEMEKKVRTVECDGLKWGASKLIPLAYGIKKLQIMCVVEDEKVRSFKNLIYYHELLFRE